The Methanohalophilus portucalensis DNA window GTACTGGATTCGGGTATTACAGATGAGAAAGGGTGGATTGCCTCGGATAAAACAACATTGCAATATCGTGGTCCTGTCGGGGATAAGGATAATGTGTATGTTGTGGGGGACAATGGTCCGGCCGACATCCTGAAAACGGGAATTGGTGCACACTATCAGGCACAGGTGGTATCCCACAACCTGATCAATACGATCAATGGCAACAATATCAAATCAAAGTACAAGGGTGAGACCGGTTGTCCGATAATTACGGACATGGCCTCTGATGCCCATACCGGCAGAGCATACATTGCTACCTGGAGTTACAAGAACCCTCCCCAGTCGTTCGATACCACTCAGCTTGGCTGGTATCTGTACCGGATGTATTACTACCTGCACTGGGATATGAGTATTAAGGCATTGATGTGAGGTGATTGGTATGGCTGAAGATATAGAGAATGTTAATATAGGAATGACACAGGCAGACATCGACGCCTTCCTGGATATTGTCAGGACTGCCCGTATCATGCAGAGTTACTTAAATGATGAGACGATCCACGGCGTTGCGAATGTGATGACTCCCATGCTAAAACTGCTCAATGGGGTTGCAAGTACCGATCTTGTGGATGTACTGGAAAGAAGTATGCAGGACCCGGGTATGGATCGGGCTTTGATGAACCCGCCAAAGGTGGGGATGTATGGCGCACTTCGTGAGATGGGAGATGAGGATTTCCAGAAAGGGTTGGGGA harbors:
- a CDS encoding DUF1641 domain-containing protein is translated as MAEDIENVNIGMTQADIDAFLDIVRTARIMQSYLNDETIHGVANVMTPMLKLLNGVASTDLVDVLERSMQDPGMDRALMNPPKVGMYGALREMGDEDFQKGLGIAIEFLKALGRASEDIGD